The DNA region GCCGTCTGTACCGTACCGCGACAGATGCACCACGCCCGCAAAGCGCGCTAGATATAGCAATTCAGAATAAACCCGCCTTACACACTATTGTTTTCGCCAAAACGCATCGTCATATTCGCCTGTAAACTTCATAAAATTGCCCTAGTACATTGATTGTGGCTCACCTGATGATTGCCTGCGCTACTGGTCGTAGCTATGATTATTGATAAATTAACAGCAAGTAAAAAAACTAACGGATGCGTAATCACCACATCCGTTCCACGTTTATTCGCATTAATTTTATAAGGACTAAGCTTAAGCAACAAAAACGCAAATTACGAACCAATAAACCAGCTTAGAGGAACCAGGACAAGCTGCGGGAAGAAAGTAAGCAGAAGCAACAAAAGAATTTCGACCCACATGTATGGCATAACACCTTTGATGATGGCATCCATTGAGACTTTCCCTACCCCGGCCGCTACGTTAAGTACTGTTCCGACCGGCGGAGTCAATAGACCGATCATATTGTTGAATACAAACATGAAACCGAAATAAATGGGGTCAATGCCTGCTTTTTGAATAATTGGCATTAGAACCGGTGTGAGAATAAGGATGGTGGGCGTTGCATCCATGGCCGTGCCGACAAGTAAAACGACGACGTTGATAGCAAACATCAACATGATTTTGTTTTCCATAACTGGGGCAAGTATTTGCGCAATTTGCGCAGGTATGTTTGCAACCGCGATCAGCCAGGACGATACCATAGCTGCTGCCGCCAAAAACATAATTATACTCGTTGTTTTTGCTGCCATAACCAAGGCCTCGATAATTTTATGTAAAGTCAGTTCACGATACACGACTACCCCGACGAACAATGCGTAAAAGGCGGCGATTGATGCAGCTTCCGTGGGAGTAAATACACCGCCGCGCAGACCTACAATAATGATAGCTGGGAGAATAAAAGCCCATAACGCTCCCCGGGCTGCCTTCAGTAGCTCTGCGAATGATTTGCGCGGCTGCACTTGGAACCGTTCTTTGCGTACAATCCAGGCCCAAGTAGCGGCCAAAAAGAAACAAAGTAACAGTCCAGGCACAATGCCCGACATAAACAGCTTGGGAAT from Thermosinus carboxydivorans Nor1 includes:
- a CDS encoding TRAP transporter large permease; translation: MTMTLTVFLVSLLAVMALGIPIAFALIMSGIALLIHMGMYDTQILAANLIDGADNFPLMAIAFFILAGELMNAGGISKRIIAFAVALVGHVRGGLGYVAIIASLIFSGLSGSAVADTAALGAVLIPIMAEAGYDRAKSAALIASAGIIAPIMPLSVPMIIFGVTGNVSIPKLFMSGIVPGLLLCFFLAATWAWIVRKERFQVQPRKSFAELLKAARGALWAFILPAIIIVGLRGGVFTPTEAASIAAFYALFVGVVVYRELTLHKIIEALVMAAKTTSIIMFLAAAAMVSSWLIAVANIPAQIAQILAPVMENKIMLMFAINVVVLLVGTAMDATPTILILTPVLMPIIQKAGIDPIYFGFMFVFNNMIGLLTPPVGTVLNVAAGVGKVSMDAIIKGVMPYMWVEILLLLLLTFFPQLVLVPLSWFIGS